DNA from Fibrobacter sp.:
CCGAAAGATACACGCGCTTTGTATTGATTTTGTAGTCCTTTTCCATCTGGGCAATAATTTCGGTCATCCACTTGGTATCCTTATCGCCCTGGATATCCCAAGTGTTCATGCCCGTACCACCTCTCGGGTAGACGACGACAAAGCCCGCCGTATCGGCAACCGCTTCCCAGTGGGTATTGGACTGCTGGTAGTTAGGGTCTTGGTCCATGCCGTGGCACGAAATGAGCAACGGACTATTCTCCTTAAGATTGGACGGAGCATAGACGTGAATTTCTCTGCCCGAAACGGACACCTTCTTGTAATCGTTCAGGGATTTGCCGCCGCCACCGCCGCCCCATTGGGCGAAAGAAAGCGACGCCGCTAACAAAAGTAGTAAAGGGGTTTTCATTTCCACTTCTCCTCAAGAGTATTGTTCATATTTACTCTCCGCACCATTCCCATCATTAATATATATCTAAAACCTCAATCCTCTTCTAACGCTCCATACATACCGATGTAAAAGTAAACAACAGCGAAAATGACGAAAAAACGCAAATCTTCGGACTTTTCCCCTGTTTCCCGTATGAATTCCGTAATTTTTCCTTGTAAAACTATCGCTACATTCGGATTTTTTCGCCCCCAAAGAAGAATAAAAACGGCGGCAGTTTTTTTCATAAAAAAATGTTTATATTATGAAATATGAACAAGAAAGCACTTATCACCTCGCTTATCATCCTCATCGGCGTCCTCATGATAACCTTCTTCGTGATGGACTGGGTTGTATTCTACAAATGCGGCGCTGTCGAGCAGTGCCTTGAAGACAACAGCAACTACCAGAACATCGCCAAGTTCGCCGTAACGACCATCATGACGGTCATCGTGTTCTTTATCGGCAAGAACTGCCTCTGCAAGCGCGACCGGATCTTTTTGCAGGCGGGGTTCGCCATGGCCCTGTGTGCAGACTTCTGCTTGAAAATAATGCACAACTACACCCACGTCTTCGATCGCCGCGGTGAATACACCCTGCTCGGCATCTGCTTTTTCATGGTAGTGCAGGCATTGTTCATCTACCGCCACTCGCGCACAAGCGACAAGGACAATCACGCTCCGTGGATCCTCTGCATTCCCTTTGCCGTCATGTTCATCACGAACGCGCTCCACCTGTTCAAAATTTTCGACGGCCCGACAGTCCCGATTATCGCGACTTACGGCACGTTCCTCATCTGCTCACTCATCGTTGCATGCAAGGCGCCGAAAAACGGGTATTTCCCGGCAAAAAACGCAAGGAACATCAAGTACGGCATGATCCTGTTCTTCTGCTGCGACGCCTGCGTAGGCATTTCACTCGCAACAGGGGCCGACCACAGCATACGACAAATTGTCGCGACAGTCGCAAACAATTTTGTGTGGTACTTCTATACGCCGGCATTGATTCTGCTCGGGCTCAGCGGGTACAAGAGAAAAGAATAGCTTGTTGTTGAGAACATATGGATATTGAATTTGGAATATTAAAACGCGAAGAGATCAAGGAATCCGTAGAACTGTCGGCCAGGGCCTATGAAAACTACGAATATTTCTCGAACTTTTTCCCCGACCTGGAAGAAAGGCGAAAAACTCTCCGTGCCATATTGTACAGGGCGACACTCGCAAGTTTCGGGAAGACTCACTTTTTGACCGCCAAAATCGACGGGAAAATGGTGGCCGTCACCCAGATTGACGAACCGCATTTCAAAAGGCCGTCGGTAATCCAGTTCCTGCTTCACGGCTGGCTGCTGGTATATCTCAACGTGAAGGCCAAACATGTGCACGAATGGCTCGCGATGGATACTTCGGCAAGCAAGCCGTGCCACGACTATCAGAAAACAGGGCCGGGCATCTGGTACACCTGTTCGCTGACGGTAGACCCCGCATTCCAGGGAAAGGGAATCGGGACAAAATTCATCGCCTTCTGGGAAGAATACGTCCGCGAGCATGGCGGCAAGCAGCTCGTTTTTTTCACGAATTCCGAGAAGAACATCGCATTCTACAAGAAGCGCGGCTTCGAGGTGTTCGACGAGCGTGAAATAATCCATAACGGGAAAAAGATGGGAAGCTGGAGCGTGAAAAAGACGCTATGAGAATCTTTTACCACCTTCCCGGCCTATTCGAGTTCTACGATTTATACAAGGCATTCCTGCCGCTTTACCGCAAGCACCGGGAATATTTTTACGACTGGTGCGAAATCGGTTCAATATACGGTGCCCCCAAGGACTGCCTCTGGGGCGGAGGTCGCGTAGGGTTCGGAGACGCGGAACCGGAATCGGTCGCCGCCCTCACACAGGAATACGGTATTTCGGCCAGGCTCACCTTCAGCAATTCCCTGCTCCGCGAAGAGCACCTTTCCGACAAGAAATGCAACGCGCTGTGCAAACTTTTCGGGAATGGCGCCGGCCAAAACGGCATCATCATCCATTCGGACCTGCTGCTCGATTACATCAAGGCAAACTACCCCGGTTTCTATTTCGTATCGTCGACAACGAAGGTTATCATCGACTTCACGCAGTTCAAAACGGAGCTAAACCGCGAAGAATTCCGCTTTGTCGTTCCCGATTTCAGGCTCAACAGGCAATTCGACAAATTGAACGCGCTTACAGACGCTCAGAAACAAAAAGTCGAATTTCTGTGCAATGAATGCTGCTGGTTCGGCTGTTACGACCGCAAGGCCTGTTACGAAAACGTCAGCCAGAAAAGCCTCGGCGAAGATTGCGCGGACCACGTTTGCGTCTCGCCCACCGCCAAAAAAGGCTACCGATTCTCCGACGCAATGGAAAATCCGGGATTTATCGGGATAGACGACATCCAAGGCGCCTACGCACCCGCAGGGTTCCGCCATTTCAAAATCGAAGGGCGAAGCCTCGGCAGCGCCATTGTCCTGGAATTCCTGCTTTACTACATGACCAAGCCGGAACACCAGCTCAAGGTGCGCGAAGAAATTTATCTGGACAGTTCGCTGGACTTGTTCTAGACCAGCGGAATTTCCGAATCATCCCCCTATTCGTCAAAGCAATGCTTCAGGCTGTCCCGATGGGCGGGAGAGTCGTCGTATGGCGTCAAGAAAACCTCCGCCATCGTCTGCAGGCGCTTTGCCCGCTTGAGGTCCATCGGCTGGGCGAGTTTCGCATTCCCGATTTCAAGATACCGTTTTGCGCTACGGCCATAATCGAGCAGGGTTATTTCGAAAATGTACCCGTCCCAGAAAACTTCCGTCATCATTTCTTCTTGGTACGCGATGACGGAATCCTTCAGGTACCGAATTTGCGCAACATCCCTCATCTCGGGGGTAGCCTGAGGCAAGGTTTCCAGAGGCTGCCAACTGCAAGAATCCATCTCGGAATACGAAACTCCACAGGCGCCCATCAAGAAGCACGCGTAAACAGAATCGCCCTTCACGCGCAAACCCGAAACACGTGCATCCATGTTCCAGGCATCCGCGAATTTCACCCGGAGTTCATAATCCGCGCCGCCCGCAAGTTCCCGAGCCTCCTGCGACAACGGCTCATCCACGATTTTCCCGAACGGGAAAAACATCGGAGGGAAAACCACCCACAAAACGAACGCAGAATGCACCAGCAACGCAATTACCGGAAGGAGCGCCCAGTGCCATTTTTTGCGGATATTGAAAAAGAAACTTGCCGCAATCCCGATGAAATAAGGAATGAGATCCAGAAGAATCAAGGCCGGACATTCAAAAAAAGCCCCCGATCCCATCCTGAAAGCGAGCAGGACGACCGGGAAAGCCACCCCCACCGCCATCCACAATTTTTTCTTGGACGTATTCCGGCGCAATACGAAGCAGACAAAGCCCCAGATGAAGGGCATAAAAAAGAAAGTGGCAACCCTTTCCAGATGGTACACATTGGAAAAACTGCCCCCAAAACTACTCAGAACTTCGTAAAGGTATCTAGAAGTCTCCATTTTTCCTCCGGTTTCCTTCCGCCCGCATTTTTCAATATAACAAATCCCTATAGGGATAGACCTTACAGGGATTGTAATAAAAAAAATTCAAGAAAGACTAAATTACAGGCAAAACCTATTGCTTAAAATATGCGGGCAACTGCGTTCAGCGAACACGTGTAACGCGTTCTGTCCCCACGAACAACGGTAAAATCGACGGGATAAAATTCCAGTCCAAATCGTTTACCCGAAGTGCGCCAGCTTATACCCAAATTCGAGCGGAAGCCCAAAGATTCGAAATCATAGTCGCTATCGTCCTCTTCCATCGTATAAGCCAGGATGCTATTCCCGTCCGCATCAAAAGCCTCGATGGGGGCCGGTTTTACATAGTAATATCCGCTAGCCGTCCCATCTTGCCAATGAGCAACGAACATGAAGTTGCCCACCAAGCCGAATCCACCGACAACGGGCACATTCAAGTTCACGAGGAGTCCTTCGGTAAGTTCATTGAAATCGTATTCCACGCAATCCGTGCAAGCCGAAATGTCGGTTCCAACCTCAATCATCGCGCCGACTCCCAGATAAGGCGTAATCGGTTTCACAAGCGAAAGCGACCAACCTATCATTTCGGCATACTTCCAGCCACCAACCGCCGGGCCTGTCTTGATATCAAGTGTCTTCCAGGAAATTTCGCCGGCAGAAGCGAACGTAGCGAGAACGACAAGAACAAAAGAAATCAGTTTTATTTTCATGGTTATTTTCTCCTTTTGATTAAGAAAATAGATATTCGAAAAAAAAGAAAAAGGCCTTTCAATACAAAAAAATTGAATTATTTTCAACAAAGTCCAAATAAAATCCGCTTATGAAACCCCGTGTTTCATATAATCAGCGTCCGTAAAAAATAAGATTCCAATTCATATAAAATAATATATATTGGCCGTGGACTGATTACCTACCAGGGAATGCTATTCCATTAACGAAAACTACGGACAACAAAAAATGGCCCTTCTCCTTTCACTCCTGTTCTTTTCGCTGTTCTCAAGCGCCATTCTCCGCGGCAAGTTTTCATATGGCAAAGGGGATTACGTATTCCGCGAGCACCCCATCCAGTTCATAGCCGTACTCGTATTCATCTTCAGCCTGTCCGTCCTCTGCTTTTACCAGTTTCTCACGCAATCTTAAATCGTGTTTCTTACAAATATGCTATATTCCGTAAAAAGCATAAAGGAACACAAATGAACGAAACTAACACATTGCCAACAACGGAAACAAAAGCCACAGAAGACGAAAAAAAGATTTGGCTAAAAAGAATCCGTAACTTCGTCGGAATCCTCGGAATGTTGCTTCCCTGGATTTCGCTCCTCGGGGCCTTCATCGTATCCAAGGCCAAGCCGGGCTTCATCCCGCAGGGATTCTGGGACACGCTTTCCATTTCGGCCACCTACTACGTGACGCCCCCGCTGACAGGCATCCTCACGGCCGCATCAATCGTCCTGATCTGCTACAAGGGCTACAAGTGGTACGACAACCTCATCACGACCCTTTCCGGCGTGTGCGGAGCATTGATTGTCATATTCCCCTGCAACTGCCCCGTAGCAGAAAATATCGTCGGTTTTTTCCAGTTGCCCGTAAACACCTCGCACATTATCCACTGCGCATCGGCAATCCTGTTCTTTACACTTCTGGCTGTAAACAGCATGTTCCTGTTTACGGTTACCGACAAGACAAAGCCCATGACGCGCAACAAAAAAATCAAGAACATCATCTTCAGGGTTTGCGCCGTAGGCATGATTCTTTCTTTGGCCCTGCTGCCGCTACCCATCCAGTTCCCCGCAAAAATTTTCACGCTCGAAGCCGTTGCGCTTACATTCTTCGGCGTAAGCTGGCTTGTAAAGGGCGAAATATTCGGCCTGCTCTCCGACGACTAAGGAACGGCCCATGCTGCTCCGCAAGCCCGACTTTTACGATTCGTTCAAATGTATCGCTTCGCGGTGCAGCGACACGTGCTGTATCGGTTGGGAAATAGACGTCGACGAGGCTTCCCAAGAGGCTTACCGCAATGTCGCGGGCGTTTTCGGCGACAAGCTGCGCACAAACATAGAGGACGGACATTTCAAGTTGCTCCCGCACGACCGCTGCCCCTTCCTCGACAGGGAAAACCTGTGCGAGATATTCCAGAACCTGGGCGAAGGCGCGCTCTGCGACATCTGCCGGGAACACCCGCGGTTCGTAGAAGTATTCGGCGATATAATGGAACGCGGCCTCGGGCTCTGTTGCGAAGAGGCCACAAGGCTCCTGCTTGCAGGCGATGGCCCGCTCTCGTTCGTGAACGAGGAATGCGACGAACCTGAAGACGACCTGGACGACGATGACCGTGAAATCCGGGACGAGGTGCTAAGCGAGCGGGAACGGATATTCAAGACATTGGCCAGCAGCTCGATTACTTTTACAGACAAACTTAAAGCAATCTTCGGCTACAC
Protein-coding regions in this window:
- the fliB gene encoding flagellin lysine-N-methylase, with protein sequence MLLRKPDFYDSFKCIASRCSDTCCIGWEIDVDEASQEAYRNVAGVFGDKLRTNIEDGHFKLLPHDRCPFLDRENLCEIFQNLGEGALCDICREHPRFVEVFGDIMERGLGLCCEEATRLLLAGDGPLSFVNEECDEPEDDLDDDDREIRDEVLSERERIFKTLASSSITFTDKLKAIFGYTGESPFFPLESAHDVHELLAKTESFGPAWDEVLARIKSRIGDASDFSASALPEGEDRFSETESERLLAYLIYRHYAKCLFEGREQGKLYFALFFWNVARLFTRELGGKINAIKMLSRQLEYCEDNMVLIESMLEKLIIEYQNKL
- a CDS encoding N-acetyltransferase, yielding MDIEFGILKREEIKESVELSARAYENYEYFSNFFPDLEERRKTLRAILYRATLASFGKTHFLTAKIDGKMVAVTQIDEPHFKRPSVIQFLLHGWLLVYLNVKAKHVHEWLAMDTSASKPCHDYQKTGPGIWYTCSLTVDPAFQGKGIGTKFIAFWEEYVREHGGKQLVFFTNSEKNIAFYKKRGFEVFDEREIIHNGKKMGSWSVKKTL
- a CDS encoding lysoplasmalogenase family protein — its product is MNKKALITSLIILIGVLMITFFVMDWVVFYKCGAVEQCLEDNSNYQNIAKFAVTTIMTVIVFFIGKNCLCKRDRIFLQAGFAMALCADFCLKIMHNYTHVFDRRGEYTLLGICFFMVVQALFIYRHSRTSDKDNHAPWILCIPFAVMFITNALHLFKIFDGPTVPIIATYGTFLICSLIVACKAPKNGYFPAKNARNIKYGMILFFCCDACVGISLATGADHSIRQIVATVANNFVWYFYTPALILLGLSGYKRKE